The Chloroflexota bacterium genome includes the window CATCCGTCAGCTGGCGCCGGTCAGCTGGCGCGTGCTCCCCATCCGCCACGATGACTGCCTTCACGATTCGACTCCCTACGCTGGCATGACCCAGGTCAGGTTCGAGGGTCTGCGGACCCATCCGCACTCTCAGCGCCGAGGCGCTCCCCTGTCGTGGTCCTGTGCCCCGCAGCCTAGCACTCCCCGTACCATGGGTCGCATGCCAGGAGCCGATGACCGGGTGGCCGCGGCCGCCGCGGCGGCCGGGCTGCAGATCTCGATTCAGCGCTTCCCGGAGGGGACGCGCACGGCCGAGGACGCCGCACGGGCCGTGGGCTGCAAGGTGGCCCAGATCGTCAAGTCGCTCGTCTTCGTTGCCGACGGCCGACCAGTGCTCGCGCTGATCTCCGGAGACGATCGGCTCGACCCGGGGCGATTGGCGACCATCCTGGGAGTCCAACGGGTCGATCGGGCGGATGGCGATGCGGTGCGGGACGCCACCGGCTTTGCCATCGGCGGCGTCCCACCCATC containing:
- a CDS encoding YbaK/EbsC family protein, translated to MPGADDRVAAAAAAAGLQISIQRFPEGTRTAEDAARAVGCKVAQIVKSLVFVADGRPVLALISGDDRLDPGRLATILGVQRVDRADGDAVRDATGFAIGGVPPIGHVRPLPILMDRRLLDHAEVWAAAGRPDAVFSVAPEHLRQASGAQVADIAVDRSGV